From Myxocyprinus asiaticus isolate MX2 ecotype Aquarium Trade chromosome 10, UBuf_Myxa_2, whole genome shotgun sequence, the proteins below share one genomic window:
- the LOC127447299 gene encoding cell surface A33 antigen-like isoform X1 — protein MTNWKLIFCSLHLMSVMSTTFGLDVTMSQAFIEVARGEDVTFTCNFKPKNQLNELIIITWSGDKTEASGMDVFFGTYYSNSLPVDIGQDYVDRAIIETDLEARKSTLLLKQVTLKESRKIKCSVQIPGDIDGQPSDTTSLLVQVPPSQPICKVVGTAEYGYNISLTCVSEEGSPTPTYKWEGYDVKNSPRPHPPKTNEKNGVLSLFNVSMDTSGFYVCLSSNKLGSSKCNLTLSVMPSSMNLAATVGIIGGCIAGIVLLVIIICCCCKRKQKPEEYEVGAPVVQYHDKPPLEKVEDEFTEQRKLSNAESTNRHDQHVEITETNKDKNANLHVGLNVHPDRSPGREDHHKRYDDYGNSYTTDRYEDRQDRYDDRKGSRDDLRDRYDDRKGSRDDLRDRYDDRRGSRDDLRNRYDDRKGSRDDLRDWYDDRKGSRDDLRDRYDDRKGSRDDLRDRYDDRKGSRDDLRDRYDDRRGSRDDLRDRYDDRKGSRDDLRDRYR, from the exons ATGACAAATTGGAAGCTGATTTTTTGCAGCCTACATTTAATGTCAG TGATGTCTACTACTTTTGGATTGGATGTGACAATGAGTCAGGCTTTCATTGAGGTTGCCAGGGGTGAAGATGTCACctttacatgtaattttaaaCCCAAAAATCAACTGAATGAACTGATCATCATCACATGGAGTGGTGATAAGACTGAGGCATCTGGAATGGAC GTTTTTTTTGGGACCTACTACTCCAATAGTTTACCAGTAGACATCGGACAAGATTATGTAGACAGAGCCATCATAGAAACTGACCTTGAGGCTCGAAAGTCGACACTGTTACTAAAACAAGTCACTCTTAAAGAAAGCAGAAAAATCAAATGTTCTGTTCAGATTCCTGGAGATATTGACGGCCAACCATCTGACACTACCTCTCTATTGGTTCAGG TTCCACCATCACAACCCATTTGTAAAGTAGTTGGCACAGCAGAATATGGATACAATATTAGCCTAACCTGTGTCTCTGAGGAGGGCTCTCCGACACCTACATACAAATGGGAGGGGTATGACGTAAAAAATTCACCTCGACCGCATCCTCCCAAAACCAATGAAA AGAATGGAGTTCTGTCTCTGTTCAATGTATCCATGGACACATCAGGTTTCTATGTCTGCCTGTCGAGCAATAAGCTTGGATCATCCAAATGTAACCTCACCTTGTCTGTAATGCCTT cCTCTATGAATCTCGCTGCCACAGTTGGCATCATTGGTGGTTGTATTGCTGGAATTGTGTTACTTGTAATAATCATCTGTTGCTGCTGCAAACGTAAACAGAAACCAGAGGAGTATGAAGTGGG AGCTCCAGTGGTGCAATACCATGACAAACCACCACTAGAAAAAGTTGAAGACGAGTTTACAGAACAAAGGAAGTTGAGCAATGCAGAGAGTACTAATCGACATGACCAGCATGTGGAGATAACTGAAACAAACAAGGACAAGAATGCTAACTTGCATGTAGGCCTCAATGTTCATCCAGACAGAAGTCCTGGTCGAGAAGACCACCACAAGAGATATGATGACTACGGAAATAGCTACACCACAGATCGCTATGAAGACAGACAGGATCGCTATGATGACCGCAAAGGTAGCCGTGATGACCTCAGAGATCGTTATGATGACCGCAAAGGTAGCCGTGATGACCTCAGAGATCGGTATGATGATCGCAGAGGAAGCCGTGATGACCTCAGAAATCGGTACGATGATCGCAAAGGAAGCCGTGATGACCTCAGAGATTGGTACGATGATCGCAAAGGAAGTCGTGATGACCTCAGAGATCGGTATGATGATCGCAAAGGAAGTCGTGATGACCTCAGAGATCGGTACGATGATCGCAAAGGAAGTCGTGATGACCTCAGAGATCGCTACGATGACCGCAGAGGTAGCCGTGATGACCTCAGAGATCGGTACGATGATCGCAAAGGAAGCCGTGATGACCTCAGAGATAGGTATAGGTAA
- the LOC127447299 gene encoding uncharacterized protein LOC127447299 isoform X2, producing MTNWKLIFCSLHLMSVMSTTFGLDVTMSQAFIEVARGEDVTFTCNFKPKNQLNELIIITWSGDKTEASGMDVSPKHCGHILFPPSQPICKVVGTAEYGYNISLTCVSEEGSPTPTYKWEGYDVKNSPRPHPPKTNEKNGVLSLFNVSMDTSGFYVCLSSNKLGSSKCNLTLSVMPSSMNLAATVGIIGGCIAGIVLLVIIICCCCKRKQKPEEYEVGAPVVQYHDKPPLEKVEDEFTEQRKLSNAESTNRHDQHVEITETNKDKNANLHVGLNVHPDRSPGREDHHKRYDDYGNSYTTDRYEDRQDRYDDRKGSRDDLRDRYDDRKGSRDDLRDRYDDRRGSRDDLRNRYDDRKGSRDDLRDWYDDRKGSRDDLRDRYDDRKGSRDDLRDRYDDRKGSRDDLRDRYDDRRGSRDDLRDRYDDRKGSRDDLRDRYR from the exons ATGACAAATTGGAAGCTGATTTTTTGCAGCCTACATTTAATGTCAG TGATGTCTACTACTTTTGGATTGGATGTGACAATGAGTCAGGCTTTCATTGAGGTTGCCAGGGGTGAAGATGTCACctttacatgtaattttaaaCCCAAAAATCAACTGAATGAACTGATCATCATCACATGGAGTGGTGATAAGACTGAGGCATCTGGAATGGACGTAAGCCCGAAACACTGTGGCCATATTTTAT TTCCACCATCACAACCCATTTGTAAAGTAGTTGGCACAGCAGAATATGGATACAATATTAGCCTAACCTGTGTCTCTGAGGAGGGCTCTCCGACACCTACATACAAATGGGAGGGGTATGACGTAAAAAATTCACCTCGACCGCATCCTCCCAAAACCAATGAAA AGAATGGAGTTCTGTCTCTGTTCAATGTATCCATGGACACATCAGGTTTCTATGTCTGCCTGTCGAGCAATAAGCTTGGATCATCCAAATGTAACCTCACCTTGTCTGTAATGCCTT cCTCTATGAATCTCGCTGCCACAGTTGGCATCATTGGTGGTTGTATTGCTGGAATTGTGTTACTTGTAATAATCATCTGTTGCTGCTGCAAACGTAAACAGAAACCAGAGGAGTATGAAGTGGG AGCTCCAGTGGTGCAATACCATGACAAACCACCACTAGAAAAAGTTGAAGACGAGTTTACAGAACAAAGGAAGTTGAGCAATGCAGAGAGTACTAATCGACATGACCAGCATGTGGAGATAACTGAAACAAACAAGGACAAGAATGCTAACTTGCATGTAGGCCTCAATGTTCATCCAGACAGAAGTCCTGGTCGAGAAGACCACCACAAGAGATATGATGACTACGGAAATAGCTACACCACAGATCGCTATGAAGACAGACAGGATCGCTATGATGACCGCAAAGGTAGCCGTGATGACCTCAGAGATCGTTATGATGACCGCAAAGGTAGCCGTGATGACCTCAGAGATCGGTATGATGATCGCAGAGGAAGCCGTGATGACCTCAGAAATCGGTACGATGATCGCAAAGGAAGCCGTGATGACCTCAGAGATTGGTACGATGATCGCAAAGGAAGTCGTGATGACCTCAGAGATCGGTATGATGATCGCAAAGGAAGTCGTGATGACCTCAGAGATCGGTACGATGATCGCAAAGGAAGTCGTGATGACCTCAGAGATCGCTACGATGACCGCAGAGGTAGCCGTGATGACCTCAGAGATCGGTACGATGATCGCAAAGGAAGCCGTGATGACCTCAGAGATAGGTATAGGTAA